Genomic segment of Panthera leo isolate Ple1 chromosome B2, P.leo_Ple1_pat1.1, whole genome shotgun sequence:
AGCGCATCTTAAACGTAAACCCTTGATCTTCGCCAACTCAACAATCGATATTCAGCTGAAATGTGACTCTGTTCTCTCCTTGCCAATATTTGTCCCCTCAGaggcggccaaggtcaaagaactAGACTCCACAAAACGCAAATACAAAGCCTACCCAAAAGATTCAAAAAAGTTTAAATCCTAATGAGtctaaagttaaaatatttaacactcCAACAACCAGCCCTTGGAGGATTAAAGGACCATTTAGGGCTGCTTTCCGGTAGTCTCCCCAATCCTCTACAGGGAGTCCAGAGAGGAACATGAAAACACAGCAGGTCACCTAGTGAAATGTGTCTATTACGGAGTCGGAGTCGGGAAGAGAGAGCTGGGTCAGCCCCTCCCAGCGGGCCTCGGGCACTCACCTGCTGATCTGCAGGATGGGCCAGGACTGCTCTGGAGAAGGAAAGCAGGGGTCACCAGGCTGAGCCCAGGCTGTCAGGATCCACCCTAGTCCAAGCCCTTTGCCCTTGTGTGGCTACCACGAGCACATTCCCGATATCTGGAAGACTATCCTTGCCCCGGCATTGTGGGAATTGGCTGCACAAAGGCTGTACTGCAAACAGCTCCCTGTTTGTCAGGATTTGCTTATTAAGTTGCCACACGTCACAGTGCTGTCTTTAACCCACAAACCTGTGCTCCACTGCCTaaatcaaaaatacacatttgattCAGTTCCATGATgccacaaaaaaggaaagcatcCCATTTCCTCTCGAAGGCTGTTCTTTGCAGTCCTGACAAAGCACATGAGACACAAATCACAATACTCCAAGTGGCTCCAAGCCACACGCTCTTAAGAAACACGACTGAGTCAGGAAATGAAAAAACTTGGCATACTCAAATATGCGCACCTGCTGTGCTAGATAGCAGCAAGATGGGGAACTCGCGAAACAATGTATAGTCCAACACTACAACTCCAAAAATGAAATGAGCAGAAGGCTCAGCTTTGCTGCGAGTGAGCAGACTCACGAACCACAGCATCACCAGGGAAGCCCTCAGCCCGGGTCAGGGAGGAAAGGCACAGCAGGTGAGGGCATGGTCAGGTGGAAAGCCCACTGAGCACCCAACCGGACAAAGTTCCCCTGGCCCTGCAGCTAAGGTTGGTGGATGACAACTGCTCCACCCCCACGTGCTATAGGAAGGCTGCTGGAGCTGTGGCCCTGCTGCCTATGAAGAGAGGCATGTCAGCATCCCCCAGAGCTTGCTGGGTTTCCAGGATCCTAATCCAGTACTTCACTGAAGCAGGATCCTTGTCTCCCTGAGGGAAGTCTTGGAACGTCCTGATCACCCTGCTTCATAAACCTGGGGATTGTAAGGGGAAACTCTGTTCCATACAGACTGCTACATTTTCCAGCCACTGCTTCTGAGACCTCAGATAAGGACACACACTTCATTCAACATTTCCTGACCCAGTGATCCATGGACCCACTTGCCCATAAAGAAGATGCTGGAATCTCTCTGGTAAAATTCAGCATCATTAAGTGAGCTGAGCAGAACTGAGTTTTGATCATTAGAGCTAATAGATACTTCAGCTATTACATTTCAGCATTTCAACTAGAATGACAGCCTCCCCCCTCACTCCCTTACTCAAGGTaaatattcctgaaaaaaaaccccacaagtgAATTGTTGGAATTTTGCTTTGGGGGATGAGCATGTGAATTTTCATTCCACTCTGGAAATATACTCTCAAACACTTCCTTGGTCTGGCCAGTATCGCCCCTTCTTTTGAAACTacctcttcaaaaacaaaacctatttaACTTCCTTATGTTTCTTTACAAAATGTTTGTTATCAGTCTATAATGAAAAGTTGGCACTTTATAAAATTGACATTTAGAAGATTGCTTAATACTTAATGTATGAAGGGCCATAACCATGTACAGAAAGACTGGGCTGTTCCAAATCTTTTACAAAATTCTGAACCTTAGAAAAACTATTCTCCAGGATTTGTGAGACAGCAAAGCTAGATTTCCTCACCTGAAAGCCAGGTTTGACTTTCATTATATTATGAAATAAGTACTTTTAAGATTCATTGCTTGAATTCCAAAATATACTTTTGaaagtcaataatttttttaaataaaaaatttgctCTTCATACCtctttaaaatccatttcttaCTTTATTCCATATTTGAAGGGTTACCCTTTTGAAGAATACCAGACAAGGGGATCTCTATTTTGATCATGTTATTGGGCTCCTAATTTCAtccttgtttaattttaaataatcccAAGCAACCCAAAAATAATGCATAATTATCATATGAATTGGCATTTCAAACTGTGCTATAGGCCATATACACTAGCAATATGTTTCAactaaaatgtattcataaacacataagaaaaatacaaaatatatttatctaaGTGTTCTTAtgcaataatgtattttttaaaaagaagtggcaTACAGAACTCAGTATGGGGCGTTGCATGAAAAAGCttgataatttttgtatttagtaACAGAAAAATGATGCAATtgttaaaattgtaaaaaattgtaaaaatgcaATTGTTAAAATTGCTTATTTCTATGGTTATAAAACTTTTTATAAGTGTATGTGAATTAAGTATTCATTGTTTCATAgacatgactattttttagtctgCTTTACTCCAAGCATAAATTATAATGAACTTCGGATGGCTTTCCGCTAATAATTATTTGAAACTTTTCCCCATGATCAATTACCTTTGGCAACCACTGCTATAGTCAAAAGGAATGTCTCCAAAGCAGAggttaaattaaatatttccatGGCTTAAGACATCTCATTTTGAGGCATGGAAGTATCTGGCAGTTTCTGTAACTTGATGTCAGTTCAGATAGATGCTATATTTCAGTCGtactgatttattattatttcttatatgaaAGAGGACAAGTAGATTCTCCCCCTTGCACAGTAATAATGGTACATTTGGTGTCTTAGTGTTTATTGTAACCAAGATTACTGAAAATAATGTGAACAGTTTTACCTCTACCCACAAGAGGTTCATTTCAAGTGGCAAGCCTTACTGAAAGTTTAGCTACTTTATTAAGTGTAACTCTCAGCATCTACTgttaaaaaatactacttttcTAGACCCAGATAAAAGaccacttagtaaatattttatcttttgccATATAGCCTTTGTTGTATCTACTCAACTTTACTTAGCAGGAAAGCAGTCACAgattatatgtaaatgaatgtgcatggctgtgttccagtaaaacctCATTTATGGAAACTGaatgtaaatttcatataatGCTCATGTGTCACAAAACAGTAttcttcttttgagtttttccAATTGTTTACAAATGTAAAAGCATTCTCAGCTCTCAGGCCCTACGAGAACAGGCTTCAGGCTGAATTAGGCCCATGGGCTGTGGTATGCCTACCCTGGTTCCTATACAGCAATGGTAGAAACCATCCTTCTTAAAGATTACCATTACAAAATGAACTGACTGTACTCATCATGtgctggaaaataatgaaaacgaaagaaagacaaattcccAAGGGGTAACCAAGGTGTGGTTAAAAATCAGGTCCTCAGCCAGGATACTTACCTGCCCTGCTCATACATAGCCACTTTATCTTGGCATCCACAGCATCAGCAGCTGAGTGACGAAGGCCAGTGTGCACAGCACCCATCTGGTTCTGACAACATGTACCTGCTGGGCATGCTTCATCTCCTATCAGGTCATCACTACCCATTGTGGCTCTGACTAAAGACAGAAAGACACCTGtccattccacacacacacacacacacacacacacacacacacacacaccctccaatCACCCAACCACTGGAAAGTCCAGCTTCTCTGGCTGCTAAAGGCCCAGAGAAGTCTAGCAGCTATTATGTGCTCCGCCTATACAAGGGGGTTGAGGGCTGGTGACTGCAGCTTACACAGGTCGACGGGATTACTCTAATGTATCAATTGACCAACCACCTCATTTTGGCAGGGGACAGAACCCTCCtacaaaacatttcaaagaacatttttgCCCAGAATAGGAAATCTGGGCCTTTCCACATCAGAGAGCAAGGATTGGaggaaagaaacttgaaaatactGTTAACTATTTGAGGAAGATCACCTGTCAAGACCTCCCAAACTCCCCAGGAGCTGAAATATAAAGTACAGCGTAAAAGAGTGTGCAAGttgcctttacttttttaaagaacatgCGTACACATAGGCCCAAGTAAGTAATGTCCAGTCTGTGCAAACATCTCCCAGATCCCAGTTAAGAGAAAAGGAcggcccagcccaggccccacccGGTTTTCTCAGAGAAACAGGCCCCTGTGCGAAGGCTCCCCTTCACGCCCAGGGTCCAGTGCATTCTCCTGGCATGATGTGGCAGGATGCCTGTCCTTTCCCTGAGACTCAGGCATCTCCAACAAGCAGCAACGGCGAAAACACTTTTGTCTATAGTTTTAAACAAATCCCAAGGTCTTACAATTAGGCACAAGGGTCAGGAGACTTTTTCTTGGAGGAAACTATGGCTCAGAGTCTTGAGAATTTCTTCCCATTCTGACGCAGAGCGAGAATCCCAGAAGCAGCGGAGGAAGGCCTAAGCGAGGAGACAACGGGCGAGGAGTTACGGTGCTCACAAGGCTCACTCGCCGGATCCGTCCTGGTGAAAAGTTTGCCGTGAAcggctccctcctttccttccccgaGGTACGGGGCTCAGCAAATCGCCCCCGCAGGTCACCCGGGTGCTCTGGGGAGGCGCGCGGCCTGGAGCCCGGCCTTGGGCTCAGAGCGCGTCGGAAGGGCGCACATAGCGCAGCGTGTAGTTGGCCCCCGAGTTATTGTCCCAGTACTCGCCCTGGGCACAGCGGTAGCACACAGCGAAGTGGACCGCGGCGCCCGGTTCGTCCGCGTCTTCCCCCTCCTGGGGCTGCAGGCCGGGGGGCAGGCACAGCGAGAAGTGGAAACGCTCGGCGCCTGGCTCCTCCTCGGCGTCCCCGGGCCCCCCCGACGGCGCCTCAGGTGGCTGTGGCTCCGCCGGCGGCTCGGGCTGCAGCTCGGCCGGCACGTCTAGGAAGGAGCGCCACTCGGTGAAGGTGTAGCGCACCGCCACGGTTCTCGGCCCGGGGCAGCCCAGCACCCGGCCGGAGCCCGTCACCTCCGCTCCCGAGGGCGCCGAGCACTGCACGCGCTCCAAGCACACGCGCTGCCGCCGCAGTCTCTCGGCGGCGGCGCTGGGCCCGGGAAGCTCGAAAAGAGGCCGAAGCCGGGGAGGCGGCGCAGAGAGGGCCGCGGTCGCGGCCGCCGCGGCCAGCAGGCCGGGGAGCTGCTCCAGGTCTTGGGCGCGCATGGGGAAGCTGCGCAGGCGGGAGAGCACGGCGGGCGGCACCTGTGGCTCCTCCGCCTCGCTGAAGTGCTTCACGCTGGCCAGGCTTAGCCCCAGCGCGTCCGCGAACTGCACTCGCTTCTTGCACTTGGCGCAGCAGCTGCCGGGACCGTGCGGCAAGCCCTCGGCCCCCTCGCCGCCCTCCGGGCCGAGCCCCAGGCCAAGCTGCTGGCGCTGGCGCAGCAGCTTGGCCGCCTGCAAGATCGGGTCCGCGGGCAGGGAAAAGGAacgcgggaggcggcggcggcatTCCAGCAGCTCCTCCGGCTCCTGGGAGGCGGCCTCTTCCTCCGCGGACAAGGGGTCAGCGTCGGGGCTCGGGGCTTCCGACGCGCCGCCGCCGTCGCCCCCCGGAGTGGGCAGCCCCTCGGCTGGCGGGGGCTCTCCAAAGAGCGCAGGTCCCTGTTTCTCCAAACTTAGCGCCCCCTGGGGCTCCATGACGCTGTCTGGCCCCGGGACTGTCCGTATCGCTTCTCCCTGGAGACTTAACACCTTGGGTCGTTGCAAG
This window contains:
- the PPP1R3G gene encoding protein phosphatase 1 regulatory subunit 3G; translated protein: MEPQGALSLEKQGPALFGEPPPAEGLPTPGGDGGGASEAPSPDADPLSAEEEAASQEPEELLECRRRLPRSFSLPADPILQAAKLLRQRQQLGLGLGPEGGEGAEGLPHGPGSCCAKCKKRVQFADALGLSLASVKHFSEAEEPQVPPAVLSRLRSFPMRAQDLEQLPGLLAAAAATAALSAPPPRLRPLFELPGPSAAAERLRRQRVCLERVQCSAPSGAEVTGSGRVLGCPGPRTVAVRYTFTEWRSFLDVPAELQPEPPAEPQPPEAPSGGPGDAEEEPGAERFHFSLCLPPGLQPQEGEDADEPGAAVHFAVCYRCAQGEYWDNNSGANYTLRYVRPSDAL